From the Mycobacterium noviomagense genome, the window CTCGATCGCGTCGGTGTATTCGACGCCGTTGCTTTTCAGCGCCGCCGACAGCACATCGACCACCTCGTCGAAGTAGCCGCCGTACGGTCGCGGGCTGCTGCCGGGCAGCGTGACCGCGCGCACCAGCCGTCCGTAACCCGAGGTGTCTGGGGTGTCGTAGACACCGAACATGCCGCGGCGCACGTCGATCACTTCTTCGTCGGCGCGGCGGATCGCCTCCTGCGGGTCTTGTTCCGGTGAGCTCATCGCAACAGCCCGCGCATCTCGATGGTGGGCTTGGCTGCCAGCGCCGCCTCTTCGGCTTCGGCGATGGCGCGCTCGCGGTCCACGCCCAACGGCATTTCCTGAATCTTGTCGTGCAGCTTGAGGATTGCGTAAAGCAGCATCTCGGGGCGCGGCGGGCAGCCGGGCAGGTAGATGTCCACCGGGACAACGTGGTCCACGCCCTGCACGACCGCGTAGTTGTTGAACATGCCCCCCGAGGATGCGCACACGCCCATGGCCAGCACCCACTTCGGCTCGGCCATCTGGTCGTAAATCTGGCGCAACACCGGCGCCATCTTCTGGCTGACCCGCCCGGCGACGATCATCAGGTCGGCCTGGCGAGGGGTCGCGGAGAACCTCTCCATGCCGAAGCGAGCGATGTCGAACCGCGGCGAGGCCGTCGACATCATCTCGATCGCGCAGCAAGCCAGCCCGAACGTCGCCGGCCACAACGAACTCTTGCGAAAGTAGCCCGCCAGCTTTTCCACGGTAGTCAGCAGGAAACCGCTGGGCAGTTTCTCTTCCAGGCCCACGTCTTACCTCAATCCCACGTCAGGCCGCCGCGGCGCCACACGTAGGCGTAGGCCACGAACACCGTCAACACGAACACCACCATCTCGACAAGCGCGAAGAGCCCCAGCGCGTCGTAGCTGACGGCCCAGGGGTACAGGAACACGATTTCGATGTCGAAGACGATGAACAACATCGCGGTCAGGTAGTACTTCACCGGGAACCGGTGACCGCTGGTGGTGCGCGCCGAAACCGATTCGGGTGGCTCGATGCCGCACTCGTATGCCTCAAGCTTCGAGCGGTTGTAGCGAGTGGGGCCGACCAGTAATGCCACGATCACCGAGAACACCGCGAAGGCTGTGGCGATCCCCCCCAGAACCAGGATGGGTGTGTAGACATTCATCCTGCGAAGTCGCTCTCCCTCGATGTTGTCTTCCTTGACACTGACTGTGAGGTCAACCACAGCCTAACG encodes:
- a CDS encoding NuoB/complex I 20 kDa subunit family protein is translated as MGLEEKLPSGFLLTTVEKLAGYFRKSSLWPATFGLACCAIEMMSTASPRFDIARFGMERFSATPRQADLMIVAGRVSQKMAPVLRQIYDQMAEPKWVLAMGVCASSGGMFNNYAVVQGVDHVVPVDIYLPGCPPRPEMLLYAILKLHDKIQEMPLGVDRERAIAEAEEAALAAKPTIEMRGLLR
- a CDS encoding NADH-quinone oxidoreductase subunit A codes for the protein MNVYTPILVLGGIATAFAVFSVIVALLVGPTRYNRSKLEAYECGIEPPESVSARTTSGHRFPVKYYLTAMLFIVFDIEIVFLYPWAVSYDALGLFALVEMVVFVLTVFVAYAYVWRRGGLTWD